In the Oncorhynchus keta strain PuntledgeMale-10-30-2019 chromosome 29, Oket_V2, whole genome shotgun sequence genome, one interval contains:
- the nkx2.1 gene encoding homeobox protein Nkx-2.1 has protein sequence MSMSPKHTTPFSVSDILSPLEESYKKVSMENNNLGVPLASYRQPQVSQAAMQQHHMGHNGTVSAAYHMTAAGVSQLSHTAMGGYCNGNLGNMSDLPPYQDGMRGSATATGWYGANTDPRFSTISRFMGSSSGMNMGSMGSLGSLADVGKGMGPLSSTPRRKRRVLFSQAQVYELERRFKQQKYLSAPEREHLASMIHLTPTQVKIWFQNHRYKMKRQAKDKVSQQQMQQDNSSCQQQSPRRVAVPVLVKDGKPCQGSAHTPTTTVQTHHQQGANVMIMSSNGSGLGQHQGQQVVSADHSPDLAHHTTSPPSLQTQVASLSHLNSSSAEYGTALQCSALLYGRTW, from the exons ATGTCGATGAGCCCTAAGCATACGACTCCTTTTTCTGTTTCCGATATCTTGAGTCCTCTTGAGGAGAGCTACAAGAAAGTAAGTATGGAGAATAACAACTTAGGGGTACCTCTCGCGTCTTACCGGCAACCGCAGGTGTCTCAGGCGGCGATGCAGCAGCACCACATGGGCCATAACGGGACTGTGTCCGCAGCGTACCACATGACCGCGGCAGGGGTGTCCCAGCTGTCACACACCGCGATGGGGGGCTACTGTAACGGCAACCTAGGCAACATGAGCGACCTGCCTCCCTATCAGGACGGTATGAGAGGCAGCGCCACTGCCACCGGCTGGTACGGAGCCAACACAGACCCGCGATTCTCCACGA TCTCCCGCTTCATGGGCTCTTCCTCGGGCATGAACATGGGCAGCATGGGCAGCCTCGGCTCCCTCGCGGATGTGGGCAAAGGCATGGGCCCGCTGTCAAGCACCCCGAGAAGGAAGAGACGCGTGCTGTTCTCTCAGGCTCAGGTCTACGAGCTCGAGCGGCGATTCAAACAACAGAAGTATCTCTCGGCGCCCGAGAGAGAGCACCTGGCGAGCATGATCCACCTCACCCCGACCCAGGTCAAAATCTGGTTCCAGAACCACCGGTATAAAATGAAGAGGCAAGCTAAGGACAAAGTGTCGCAGCAGCAGATGCAACAGGATAATAGTTCCTGTCAGCAGCAGTCCCCTCGGCGGGTGGCCGTGCCGGTGTTGGTCAAAGACGGCAAGCCATGCCAAGGCAGTGCCcacactccaaccactactgtCCAGACACACCACCAGCAAGGGGCCAATGTTATGATCATGTCCAGTAATGGTTCAGGCCTAGGCCAGCACCAGGGCCAGCAGGTGGTTAGCGCAGATCACTCTCCAGACCTAGCACATCATACGACCAGCCCGCCGTCTCTCCAGACCCAGGTAGCTAGTCTCTCTCACCTGAACTCATCCAGCGCCGAGTACGGGACAGCCCTGCAGTGTTCTGCTCTCTTATACGGCCGGACATGGTGA
- the nkx2.9 gene encoding NK2 transcription factor related, locus 9 — protein sequence MAVAAKFSFSVRSILDLPEHDAKTAQPSPGNSRYSSLYSSWMDSDRSPCLSSDEGSLEISPNKSDESSLDSEAEKKKKRRVLFSKAQTFELERRFRQQRYLSAPEREQLAHLLSLTPTQIKIWFQNHRYKMKRSRVEGAPQDINQSPMLRRVVVPILVRDGKPYQTCFINTEKGGCLRPTTSPGTPFSLGYQSFQLPSPFGLPSPYQHFASPAASRHTFAWRDFLNDSVQFSYFK from the exons ATGGCTGTTGCTGCAAAGTTCAGTTTTTCCGTGAGGAGCATCCTGGATTTGCCTGAGCATGACGCCAAGACAGCGCAGCCTTCCCCCGGTAACTCCCGCTACAGCTCCCTTTACTCCTCCTGGATGGACAGCGACCGGAGCCCTTGTCTCT CTTCAGATGAGGGTAGCCTGGAGATCTCCCCAAACAAGTCAGACGAGTCTTCTCTGGACTCTGAGGCCGAGAAGAAGAAGAAGCGCCGCGTGCTCTTCTCGAAGGCCCAGACCTTCGAGCTTGAGAGGCGCTTCCGTCAGCAGCGCTATCTGTCAGCACCAGAGCGGGAGCAGCTCGCCCATCTCCTCAGCCTGACGCCGACGCAGATCAAGATCTGGTTCCAGAACCACAGGTACAAAATGAAGAGGTCGCGAGTAGAGGGAGCGCCACAAGACATAAACCAATCGCCAATGTTGCGAAGAGTAGTGGTACCCATCCTAGTTCGGGATGGCAAGCCTTATCAGACCTGTTTCATTAACACGGAGAAAGGAGGCTGTCTTAGACCGACCACGTCCCCGGGTACACCCTTCAGTTTGGGATACCAGTCTTTCCAGCTTCCGTCGCCGTTCGGTCTACCTTCCCCATACCAGCATTTTGCCAGCCCGGCAGCATCTAGACACACCTTTGCTTGGAGAGACTTTCTGAACGACTCAGTTCAATTCAGTTATTTTAAGTGA